The proteins below come from a single Demetria terragena DSM 11295 genomic window:
- a CDS encoding ABC transporter permease subunit has translation MTTLDTGYVADNAGDIAYRMFLHAEMAGIPLILGLAIALPLGWLARRNRVTRLVLLTGSGLLYTIPSLALFVVMPLILGTPILAGWNVVAAMTLYTLALLVRTVVDGLDAVPDDVRQAAVAMGYPPLKRFVSVELPLAVPVIAAGLRVAAVSNVSIVSVAALLGIPQLGIYLTNGYNRTYWTEIWVGIVAILLLALVFDLVIQAVSRSLTRWQRVGAAT, from the coding sequence GTGACCACCCTGGACACCGGCTACGTGGCGGACAACGCGGGGGATATCGCCTACCGCATGTTCCTCCACGCAGAAATGGCCGGCATCCCACTCATTCTCGGCTTGGCCATCGCCTTGCCGCTCGGGTGGCTGGCGCGTCGCAACCGGGTCACCCGATTGGTCTTGCTCACCGGGTCCGGGTTGCTCTATACGATTCCCTCCCTTGCGCTCTTCGTGGTCATGCCGCTGATCTTGGGCACGCCGATTCTCGCCGGGTGGAATGTCGTCGCGGCCATGACGCTCTACACCCTGGCGTTGCTAGTCCGCACCGTCGTGGACGGCCTTGATGCTGTCCCAGATGACGTACGCCAGGCTGCCGTCGCCATGGGATACCCGCCGCTCAAGCGGTTTGTCTCCGTCGAACTCCCGCTGGCCGTGCCGGTGATTGCGGCGGGACTGCGGGTCGCGGCGGTCAGCAATGTCAGCATCGTCAGCGTCGCTGCGCTGCTGGGCATCCCGCAACTCGGGATCTATCTCACCAACGGCTACAACCGCACCTACTGGACTGAGATCTGGGTGGGCATCGTGGCCATCCTGCTGCTCGCGCTGGTCTTCGACCTCGTCATCCAGGCGGTCAGCCGCTCCCTGACACGGTGGCAACGAGTGGGGGCGGCGACGTGA
- a CDS encoding ABC transporter permease codes for MILTDVWTWLTNGENWEGEGGIANRLLEHLTYTGLTMVFAVAIAIPLGTWIAHSGRGAWMITVANSARAIPSLGLLLVLVMWLQPKFQGETNLGFLLPSVVALVVLALPPLLAGAYSGVSEVNPAARDAATGMGMTGREVFFKVELPCALPLISSGIRSATLQVVATATIAAFTGLGGLGRYVIDGRQTSQPDMMIGGAILVALLALSLELILATIQRFVVSPGLGGRARRGPRTSDAADVDSSHPTPPAAATREQASV; via the coding sequence GTGATCCTGACAGATGTGTGGACCTGGCTCACCAATGGCGAGAACTGGGAGGGCGAAGGCGGTATCGCCAACCGACTCCTTGAGCACCTCACCTACACCGGGCTGACGATGGTTTTCGCGGTCGCCATCGCGATCCCGCTCGGAACCTGGATCGCGCATTCCGGCCGCGGTGCCTGGATGATCACGGTCGCTAACTCCGCCCGCGCGATTCCGAGCCTGGGGCTGTTGCTGGTCCTGGTGATGTGGTTGCAGCCGAAGTTCCAGGGCGAGACCAACCTGGGCTTCTTGCTGCCCTCGGTGGTGGCGCTGGTTGTTCTAGCCCTGCCGCCGCTCCTGGCAGGCGCATATTCCGGAGTCAGTGAGGTCAATCCAGCCGCCCGGGACGCTGCCACCGGCATGGGCATGACCGGTCGAGAAGTGTTCTTCAAGGTCGAACTTCCCTGCGCGCTTCCGCTGATCTCCTCGGGGATCCGAAGCGCCACCCTTCAGGTCGTCGCGACCGCCACGATCGCGGCTTTCACCGGTCTCGGTGGCCTGGGGCGATACGTCATCGACGGCCGTCAGACCAGTCAGCCCGACATGATGATCGGCGGCGCCATTCTTGTGGCACTGCTCGCGCTCAGCCTCGAACTCATCTTGGCGACCATCCAACGGTTCGTGGTCTCGCCGGGGCTTGGCGGGCGCGCCCGACGCGGGCCGCGCACGTCGGACGCCGCCGATGTGGACTCCTCTCACCCGACTCCGCCAGCCGCCGCGACGAGAGAACAGGCCTCCGTATGA
- a CDS encoding ABC transporter substrate-binding protein codes for MTSRPSRRVALTAAGLITLLTGCGLSGESLDSGGGGAQACSTEAPQSGPIKVGSADFPESGLIAEIYAGALKAKGIDATTTDPIGAREAYLQALQDGSVQVVPEYTNSLLNYLDPKAKVKGAEEIHAALQTTVPCSQLVLQKSAAEDSNALVVSQPTAKKWNLKTVSDLAKRANEVSIAASPEFRTRQQGLVGLKSVYNLEPKSFRAIGNAATLAASLKNGQVTAANIYSTDPSITTNKFVVLKDDKQLFGSDNVVPLVARSSATPQVQTTLNAVSAKLTTPELARMLKEVVVDKKSPAKVAEAWLSKNALS; via the coding sequence ATGACCTCCCGACCTAGCCGACGTGTCGCTCTGACGGCAGCTGGACTGATCACCCTCCTGACCGGGTGTGGCCTTTCTGGAGAATCCCTCGACTCCGGGGGAGGTGGGGCGCAGGCGTGTTCGACCGAGGCGCCTCAGAGTGGGCCGATCAAAGTTGGCTCGGCCGACTTCCCCGAGTCCGGGTTGATCGCTGAGATCTATGCCGGCGCGCTGAAGGCTAAGGGCATCGATGCGACCACCACGGATCCCATCGGCGCGCGGGAGGCATACCTCCAGGCGTTGCAGGACGGCTCGGTGCAGGTCGTCCCGGAATACACCAACTCGCTGCTCAACTATCTCGACCCGAAGGCCAAGGTCAAGGGAGCCGAGGAGATCCATGCGGCGCTGCAGACGACCGTGCCATGTAGCCAACTCGTCCTGCAGAAGTCCGCCGCCGAGGACTCCAACGCGCTGGTCGTGAGCCAACCGACCGCGAAAAAGTGGAACCTCAAGACCGTCTCCGACCTGGCCAAGCGCGCCAATGAGGTGAGCATCGCGGCCTCGCCGGAGTTCCGCACTCGCCAGCAGGGTCTGGTCGGGTTGAAATCCGTCTACAACCTGGAGCCCAAGAGTTTCCGAGCCATCGGCAACGCCGCCACGCTCGCCGCCTCGCTCAAGAATGGCCAGGTGACGGCAGCCAACATCTACTCCACCGACCCGTCGATCACCACCAACAAATTCGTGGTCCTCAAGGACGATAAGCAACTGTTTGGGTCCGACAACGTCGTGCCCCTCGTCGCCCGCTCGTCGGCCACGCCCCAGGTACAGACCACCCTCAACGCGGTCTCGGCCAAGCTGACGACTCCTGAGCTCGCACGCATGCTCAAGGAAGTGGTGGTCGACAAGAAGAGTCCGGCGAAGGTTGCCGAGGCGTGGCTTTCGAAGAATGCGTTGAGTTAA
- a CDS encoding TetR/AcrR family transcriptional regulator, with product MPPASTPSRAPALAPGERRQALIEATLRAILELRTSPSTRQIAAAAGVAEGTIFRVFDTKEELIDAAIAQAFDPEPFAEQVAAIDPDLTLRPRLEALVAAVQDRFREVFDVMAALGLTSPPDEHPNASQTQVRDITQRLTDVIRPDAEALRVTPEEVLKYARLLTFSGSHPELTDENPLTPAEITSVLLDGLLIEPGVTGC from the coding sequence ATGCCTCCAGCGTCGACACCTTCACGTGCCCCTGCGCTTGCCCCGGGAGAGCGGCGTCAGGCTCTGATCGAGGCGACGTTGCGCGCGATCTTGGAATTACGAACCTCGCCGTCTACCCGTCAGATCGCCGCCGCAGCTGGGGTCGCGGAGGGCACGATCTTCCGAGTGTTCGACACCAAGGAAGAGTTGATCGACGCGGCGATCGCGCAGGCCTTCGACCCCGAGCCGTTCGCGGAGCAAGTAGCCGCGATCGACCCGGACCTCACGCTTCGACCAAGACTCGAAGCATTGGTGGCGGCGGTCCAGGACCGGTTTCGCGAGGTCTTTGACGTCATGGCTGCGCTGGGGTTGACCTCACCGCCAGATGAACATCCGAACGCCTCCCAGACGCAGGTTCGTGACATCACGCAACGTCTCACGGACGTGATCCGGCCCGACGCTGAGGCGCTGCGAGTCACGCCCGAGGAAGTTCTGAAGTATGCCCGGCTCCTCACGTTCTCCGGGAGTCACCCAGAGTTGACGGACGAAAACCCTTTGACGCCAGCAGAAATCACGAGTGTGCTGCTCGATGGCCTATTGATTGAACCAGGAGTCACCGGATGCTGA
- a CDS encoding ABC transporter ATP-binding protein: MLIRLIREFLRAYSSWLWLLVGLQLISVITNLYLPSLNADLIDNGLAKADVDHIWKVGGVMLLVSLVQIVAASAAAFTGARTAMGFGRDVRGAIFARVGRFSSREFNQIGTPSLITRGTNDVQQVQMLVLMSCTLMIMAPIMMIGGVIMALREDVGLSWLMVVAVPLLAVSIGLVIRKMVPWSRRQQTRLDAVNRVLREQLMGLRVVRAFVREPQEQQRFAGANDDLTEAAIRMGRLMGAMFPIVMIVMNVSTVAVVWFGGHRVAAGDMEIGALTAYMTYLIQILMAVMMATFMFMMVPRASVAAERIREVLDTEPSVRPADEPAGLETITGVLDLVDAGMRYPGAESPVLRNVNLHAEPGQMVAVIGSTGAGKTTLLSLVARLFDATEGQVLVDGVDVREVRPDVLWGHIGIVPQKPYLFSGTVASNLRYGRPDATDEELWEALEVAQAREFVSAMDGGLEAPISQGGTNVSGGQRQRLCIARAIVARPKIYLLDDSFSALDMATDVRLRAALKPITRDATVVVVGQRASSIRDADQILVLDDGLVVGSGTHQELLETCQTYQEIVASQSGTGVSA; this comes from the coding sequence ATGCTGATCAGATTGATCCGCGAGTTCCTTCGGGCATACTCCTCGTGGTTGTGGTTGCTCGTGGGGCTCCAATTGATCAGCGTGATCACCAACCTCTACCTGCCCAGCCTCAACGCTGACCTGATCGACAACGGACTGGCAAAGGCCGACGTCGACCACATCTGGAAGGTCGGCGGCGTGATGCTGCTGGTCAGCTTGGTGCAGATCGTGGCGGCGTCGGCCGCTGCCTTTACCGGCGCGCGTACGGCGATGGGCTTTGGTCGGGATGTCCGAGGCGCGATCTTCGCTCGCGTCGGGCGATTCTCCTCACGGGAGTTCAACCAGATTGGAACCCCGTCGCTCATCACCCGCGGCACCAATGACGTGCAGCAGGTCCAGATGCTCGTGCTCATGAGCTGCACGCTCATGATCATGGCTCCGATCATGATGATCGGTGGAGTGATCATGGCGCTGCGTGAGGACGTGGGGTTGTCCTGGCTCATGGTTGTTGCCGTGCCACTGCTTGCCGTCTCCATCGGTTTGGTCATCCGCAAGATGGTGCCGTGGTCGCGTCGCCAGCAGACTCGTCTCGACGCGGTGAACCGCGTGCTGCGCGAGCAGTTGATGGGCCTGCGGGTCGTACGCGCCTTTGTAAGGGAACCTCAAGAGCAGCAACGGTTTGCGGGCGCTAACGACGACCTCACCGAGGCAGCAATCCGGATGGGGCGACTGATGGGTGCCATGTTCCCCATCGTGATGATCGTGATGAACGTCTCCACGGTTGCCGTGGTCTGGTTCGGTGGACACCGGGTGGCCGCGGGCGACATGGAGATTGGGGCGCTCACCGCCTACATGACCTACCTCATCCAAATTCTGATGGCGGTCATGATGGCGACCTTCATGTTCATGATGGTGCCGCGTGCCTCGGTGGCTGCTGAACGCATTAGAGAGGTTCTTGATACAGAGCCGTCCGTACGTCCTGCGGATGAACCCGCAGGGTTGGAGACGATCACCGGGGTCCTCGATCTGGTGGATGCGGGAATGAGATATCCCGGAGCCGAATCTCCCGTGCTGCGGAACGTCAATCTGCACGCCGAGCCCGGCCAGATGGTGGCCGTGATCGGGTCGACCGGAGCGGGCAAGACGACCTTGCTGTCGCTGGTGGCGCGTCTTTTTGATGCGACCGAAGGGCAGGTCCTGGTGGACGGTGTCGACGTGCGCGAGGTGCGACCCGACGTGCTGTGGGGACACATCGGGATCGTCCCCCAGAAGCCCTACCTCTTCTCGGGAACGGTGGCCAGCAATCTGCGGTACGGCCGCCCGGACGCCACGGACGAGGAACTGTGGGAGGCGCTGGAGGTTGCCCAGGCGCGTGAATTCGTCTCGGCTATGGACGGCGGCCTGGAGGCGCCGATCAGTCAGGGCGGGACGAATGTGAGTGGTGGTCAGCGTCAGCGTCTCTGCATTGCCCGGGCGATTGTCGCGCGCCCGAAGATTTATCTGCTGGATGACTCCTTCTCGGCGCTCGACATGGCGACCGATGTCCGCCTTCGCGCGGCGCTGAAGCCCATCACGCGGGACGCCACGGTGGTGGTTGTCGGTCAGCGAGCGTCGAGTATCAGGGACGCCGACCAAATCTTGGTGCTCGACGACGGCTTGGTCGTGGGCTCCGGGACCCACCAGGAGTTGCTGGAGACCTGCCAGACCTACCAAGAGATTGTCGCCTCACAGAGTGGAACGGGGGTGTCGGCATGA
- a CDS encoding ABC transporter ATP-binding protein translates to MSAPPVEKSAQFLPSAKRLLSLMRPQRARLILVLILSVMSVVLNVLAPKILGDAIDAVFSGSVSQALPAGQTKDSAIDGLRASGDIKLADMVSQMDLVPGEGVDFGVVGRLLLMVLGLYLIAALAQFIQAWILNAAVQATIRKLRSDIEAKIHRVPLSYLDGRPRGELLSRVTNDVDNIAQSLTQTLSQLLVSLLTVIGVLVMMLTISPMLTVVVLVSIPVALLITQQVMKRSQKLFVQQWTSTGALNAQIEESFTGHELVTVFGRGKEVRERFDETNAELMQVSYKAQFISGLMMPIMMFVGNLLYVVVAVVGAVRVVNGQMTLGGVTAFVQYSRQFTQPLSQVASMTNLLQSGVASAERVFEVLDAPEQEPEKQDSLSSPTRGRVAFEDVAFGYGETPLINGLDLVAEPGQTVAIVGPTGAGKTTLVNLLMRFYELDRGRITLDGVDIAAVPRHELRSRIGMVLQDAWLFEGTIRENIAYGNPDATPEQIQQAAEATFVDRFVHSLPEGYDTVVDEEASNLSSGERQLVTIARAFVADPAMLVLDEATSSVDTRTELLLQEAMAALRSDRTSFVIAHRLSTIRDANLILVMEDGGIVEQGTHDELIRAEGAYYRLYQAQFLGAAVELDEETAAH, encoded by the coding sequence ATGAGTGCTCCTCCCGTAGAGAAGTCCGCGCAGTTCCTGCCGTCAGCGAAGCGGTTGCTGTCCTTGATGCGACCGCAGCGAGCTCGACTGATTCTGGTTTTGATCTTGAGCGTGATGTCGGTCGTGCTCAACGTGCTCGCGCCAAAGATCCTTGGCGACGCGATCGACGCGGTGTTCTCCGGGTCGGTCTCCCAGGCGCTTCCCGCGGGTCAAACCAAGGATTCCGCCATCGACGGTCTCCGGGCGAGTGGGGACATAAAGCTTGCCGACATGGTGTCGCAGATGGACCTCGTCCCCGGGGAAGGCGTCGACTTTGGGGTTGTCGGGCGTCTACTCCTGATGGTGCTGGGGCTATACCTCATCGCTGCGCTCGCACAGTTCATCCAGGCGTGGATCTTGAACGCCGCAGTCCAGGCCACCATCCGCAAACTGCGATCCGATATCGAAGCCAAGATTCATCGAGTTCCGTTGTCATACCTCGATGGTCGGCCTCGTGGTGAGTTGCTCTCGCGCGTCACGAACGACGTCGACAACATTGCGCAGTCCCTGACCCAGACGTTGAGCCAACTGTTGGTGTCCTTGCTGACGGTCATCGGTGTGCTGGTGATGATGCTGACCATCTCACCGATGCTCACCGTCGTGGTCCTGGTCTCGATCCCGGTCGCCCTGTTGATTACCCAGCAGGTCATGAAGCGCAGCCAGAAGCTCTTTGTGCAGCAATGGACGAGTACCGGTGCCCTCAACGCGCAGATCGAGGAGTCCTTTACCGGGCATGAGTTAGTGACCGTGTTCGGACGTGGCAAGGAGGTTCGCGAACGCTTCGACGAGACCAACGCTGAGCTCATGCAGGTGAGTTACAAGGCGCAGTTCATCTCTGGCTTGATGATGCCGATCATGATGTTCGTCGGGAACTTGCTCTACGTCGTCGTGGCCGTCGTAGGCGCTGTTCGAGTGGTCAACGGTCAGATGACCTTGGGTGGGGTGACTGCCTTCGTGCAGTACTCCCGCCAGTTCACTCAGCCGTTGTCCCAGGTCGCGTCGATGACCAACCTCTTGCAGTCCGGAGTTGCCTCTGCTGAAAGGGTTTTCGAGGTTCTGGATGCGCCCGAGCAGGAGCCGGAGAAGCAGGATTCCTTGTCCTCACCGACACGCGGCCGGGTGGCCTTCGAGGACGTCGCCTTCGGGTACGGCGAGACGCCGCTCATCAATGGCCTCGACCTCGTCGCCGAGCCAGGCCAGACGGTTGCGATCGTGGGGCCTACCGGTGCTGGAAAGACCACCCTGGTCAACCTCTTGATGCGCTTCTATGAACTCGACCGCGGTCGAATCACGTTGGATGGAGTCGATATTGCGGCTGTTCCGCGTCACGAACTGCGCTCGCGTATCGGCATGGTGCTTCAGGATGCGTGGCTGTTCGAGGGCACGATCCGCGAGAACATCGCGTACGGCAACCCGGACGCGACCCCGGAGCAGATTCAGCAGGCCGCCGAGGCGACCTTTGTCGACCGATTCGTCCACAGCCTTCCTGAGGGCTATGACACGGTGGTTGACGAGGAGGCGAGCAACCTCAGTTCGGGCGAACGTCAACTGGTGACGATCGCGCGGGCCTTCGTGGCCGACCCGGCGATGTTGGTTTTGGACGAGGCCACCTCGTCGGTCGACACCCGGACCGAGTTGCTCCTGCAGGAGGCTATGGCCGCACTCCGATCGGATCGGACGAGTTTCGTCATCGCGCACCGACTCTCGACCATTCGGGACGCCAATCTGATCCTGGTGATGGAAGACGGCGGGATTGTCGAACAGGGCACCCATGATGAGCTCATCCGTGCCGAAGGAGCGTACTACCGGCTCTATCAGGCACAGTTCCTCGGCGCGGCGGTTGAACTGGATGAGGAAACCGCCGCGCATTAG
- a CDS encoding peptidoglycan-binding domain-containing protein produces the protein MEDFSRRAILGGSIASVAVLGLGVGRSAAASSGKWTVPALRYGMTNGTKRPVTTAQYLLRKWTPSLAVDGSFGPGTRAAVKTFQVREGLPATGALDTMRSWDRILLRSTATIGGKGNTVIALQRELNASGQASKVEVDGMFGPRTQDSVLSYQRHVNHLAGAEVVPEDGFCGPATWTELIRLDTKP, from the coding sequence ATGGAAGACTTTTCACGTCGCGCTATTTTGGGCGGCTCGATCGCCAGCGTTGCCGTGCTCGGGTTGGGAGTTGGTCGAAGCGCGGCGGCAAGTTCTGGCAAATGGACCGTTCCTGCACTGCGCTATGGAATGACCAACGGGACTAAGCGTCCGGTGACCACGGCGCAGTACCTCCTTCGGAAATGGACGCCTAGCCTCGCAGTGGACGGGTCCTTCGGTCCGGGCACCAGGGCAGCTGTCAAAACCTTCCAGGTGCGTGAAGGTCTGCCCGCCACGGGTGCATTGGACACGATGCGGAGCTGGGATCGGATCCTGCTCCGAAGCACCGCCACCATCGGCGGAAAGGGAAACACTGTCATTGCCCTGCAGCGAGAACTCAACGCGTCGGGCCAGGCCAGCAAGGTCGAGGTCGACGGAATGTTTGGTCCACGCACCCAGGATTCGGTGCTGTCGTACCAGCGGCACGTCAATCATCTCGCCGGGGCAGAGGTCGTGCCTGAAGACGGGTTCTGTGGCCCGGCAACATGGACTGAGTTGATTCGGCTCGACACCAAGCCCTGA
- a CDS encoding (Fe-S)-binding protein gives MSALQIVCAIIALGITAVGTALLVRAVRRILATLHVGAPEARGDRKVQRTLTLLREFLGHTRMSRIRIVSAAHWVTMVGFGFLFLTLVTAFGQIFNPHFAIPLIGHFPVYEWATDILVITGLVGIVTLMVVRRKKHPAKEGRTSRFYGSTFWQAYYVELTILGVMLCILALRGLEYALQSTEGEVNAIAHYPLTFPVGEAFGGMSAQSLEQFIVVVATLKIVISFAWMITISLNTTMGVAWHRFLAFFNIFFKRYADGATSLGPLQPMRGPDGKNIDFENLDELMEDEDSELALGVGSVEQFTWKGLLDFSTCTECGRCQSQCPAWNTEKPLSPKLLMMSLRDHAHAKAPYLQASTGESPTGVSLLEAPLVGTTGYDLDNPLTAYDPIGLAQAGAIVDEDVLWSCTTCGACVEQCPVDIEHVDHIVDMRRHQVLLESAFPSELGGLFKNLENKQNPWGMSARARMDWAKGLPFEIKVIGSDVESATDVEWLFWVGCAGAYEDRAKKTTRAVAELLHMAGVEFAVLGDGESCTGASARRAGNEMLFQMLAQQNIETLSEASASKIVVTCAHCFNTIKNEYPQLGGNYEVVHHTQLLNRLVREKKLTPVARPDEADTSGAASTGASVTYHDPCYLGRHNGVYAPPRELIGALPGVEYKEMKRSGETSFCCGAGGARMWMEEKLGSRINLNRTTEAVETGADRIAIGCPFCRVMMTDGLTAKQSDGEAREDVEVVDVANMLLAAVKRT, from the coding sequence ATGTCGGCACTCCAGATCGTCTGCGCGATCATCGCTCTCGGCATCACCGCAGTGGGCACTGCCCTCCTGGTCCGCGCGGTACGCCGAATCCTCGCCACCTTGCACGTCGGCGCCCCCGAAGCCCGCGGCGACCGCAAGGTCCAGCGAACCCTCACCTTGCTCCGGGAATTTCTTGGGCATACCCGCATGTCGCGGATTCGTATCGTGTCGGCCGCGCACTGGGTCACCATGGTCGGGTTCGGGTTCCTGTTCCTTACCCTGGTCACCGCGTTCGGGCAGATCTTTAACCCGCACTTCGCGATCCCGCTGATCGGGCATTTCCCGGTCTATGAGTGGGCCACCGACATCCTGGTCATCACCGGTCTCGTCGGGATCGTGACCCTCATGGTCGTGCGCCGCAAGAAGCACCCCGCTAAAGAGGGGCGTACGTCCCGCTTCTACGGCTCCACCTTCTGGCAGGCCTACTACGTCGAGTTGACGATCCTCGGGGTCATGTTGTGCATCCTCGCGCTCAGGGGGTTGGAGTACGCCCTTCAGTCCACGGAGGGCGAGGTCAACGCGATCGCCCATTACCCGCTGACTTTCCCTGTCGGCGAGGCGTTCGGTGGGATGTCGGCTCAGTCACTCGAACAATTCATCGTGGTGGTCGCCACGCTCAAGATCGTCATCTCCTTCGCGTGGATGATCACGATCTCGTTGAACACCACGATGGGTGTCGCCTGGCACCGCTTTTTGGCGTTCTTCAATATCTTCTTCAAGCGCTACGCCGACGGCGCCACCTCGCTCGGCCCACTGCAGCCGATGCGCGGCCCGGACGGCAAGAACATCGACTTCGAGAACCTCGATGAGTTGATGGAGGACGAAGACTCCGAGCTAGCGCTGGGGGTCGGGTCCGTGGAACAGTTCACCTGGAAGGGTCTGCTCGACTTCTCCACCTGCACCGAGTGCGGTCGATGCCAGAGCCAATGCCCGGCCTGGAACACCGAGAAGCCGCTCTCCCCCAAACTGCTCATGATGAGCCTGCGCGATCATGCGCATGCCAAGGCGCCATACCTGCAGGCCTCGACCGGCGAGAGTCCGACCGGCGTTTCGTTGCTCGAGGCCCCACTCGTGGGCACCACCGGCTACGACCTCGACAACCCGCTGACGGCGTACGACCCCATCGGCCTGGCGCAGGCCGGGGCCATCGTCGACGAAGACGTGCTGTGGTCCTGCACCACGTGTGGCGCGTGCGTCGAGCAATGCCCCGTCGACATCGAACACGTCGACCACATCGTCGACATGCGCCGTCACCAGGTGCTGCTGGAATCAGCCTTCCCGAGCGAGCTCGGCGGCCTGTTCAAGAACCTTGAGAACAAACAAAACCCCTGGGGCATGTCAGCCCGGGCCCGCATGGACTGGGCCAAGGGACTTCCGTTCGAAATCAAGGTGATTGGGTCCGATGTCGAGTCCGCAACCGACGTCGAATGGCTGTTCTGGGTCGGGTGCGCAGGGGCCTATGAGGACCGCGCCAAGAAGACGACCCGTGCCGTGGCCGAGCTGCTGCACATGGCCGGCGTGGAGTTCGCGGTGCTGGGCGATGGGGAGTCCTGCACCGGTGCCTCCGCTCGACGCGCCGGCAACGAGATGCTCTTCCAGATGCTCGCCCAGCAGAACATCGAAACACTCAGTGAGGCGTCGGCTTCCAAGATCGTCGTGACCTGCGCCCACTGCTTCAACACCATCAAGAACGAATACCCCCAGCTCGGCGGCAACTATGAGGTGGTGCACCACACGCAGTTGCTGAACCGTCTCGTCCGGGAGAAGAAGCTGACACCGGTGGCCCGCCCGGATGAAGCCGACACCTCCGGCGCCGCGTCCACCGGCGCGAGCGTGACGTACCACGACCCGTGTTATCTCGGACGCCACAACGGCGTGTATGCCCCGCCCCGCGAGCTCATCGGCGCTCTGCCCGGTGTGGAATACAAAGAGATGAAGCGCTCCGGAGAGACCTCGTTCTGCTGTGGCGCTGGCGGCGCGCGCATGTGGATGGAAGAAAAGCTCGGATCGCGCATCAACCTCAACCGCACCACCGAGGCCGTCGAGACTGGCGCCGACCGCATTGCGATTGGCTGCCCGTTCTGCCGGGTCATGATGACCGACGGTCTGACCGCCAAGCAGTCTGACGGCGAGGCACGCGAAGACGTCGAGGTCGTCGACGTCGCCAACATGTTGCTGGCGGCGGTTAAGCGCACCTGA